One genomic segment of Anastrepha obliqua isolate idAnaObli1 unplaced genomic scaffold, idAnaObli1_1.0 ptg000005lb, whole genome shotgun sequence includes these proteins:
- the LOC129251129 gene encoding uncharacterized protein LOC129251129, which yields MAPNTEHFNNDELQPPEWLNDEFFLKVLYNCEDTAKANGLQLIQTKISPASQKGDHYASIMFRAALDYRLNDVVKSRSLIIKTMPELEGHKKEMVSESHIFETEIGMYAEVLPRLERILREAGDDTVLKAACLYHSLSPKKVIVFEDIVPLGYEVIRGRFVNIDELKLAYAKLAKLHATSYKINKEEPHYFDKYCNSMLDIPNIMDDEMMTSGIRNFIDFLSETPALRQYVPYFEPFRKNLLQKCLAGFHELRDAPKADGYYAMCHGDFHGKNMMFKHDPVTGKCEDVMLLDYQVSYVGPIVNDLLYSQYLLLDADLRKIYPEILHHYFTVFGSTLKKIGFQGEMPKLVRLRQQFLEHKHYEFFLATSVLPMIYAFLDPKTNLNDLMTSNDYRRTLYPAKVYTDELHELLPKLLHLGYFED from the exons ATGGCACCCAATACAGAGCATTTCAATAACGATGAGCTGCAACCGCCGGAATGGTTGAACGATGAGTTCTTCCTGAAAGTGTTATACAACTGTGAAGACACAGCAAAGGCAAATGGCTTGCAGCTGATCCAAACGAAAATATCGCCGGCTTCGCAGAAAGGCGATCACTATGCGAGTATTATGTTTCGTGCGGCCCTGGATTACCGGCTAAATGATGTAGTTAAAAGCAGATCTTTGATTATTAAAACAATGCCCGAGCTGGAGGGACACAAGAAGGAAATGGTGAGCGAATCACATATTTTCGAGACGGAAATTGGAATGTACGCGGAAGTGCTGCCGCGTCTTGAGCGCATTTTGAGAGAGGCTGGCGACGATACGGTGCTAAAGGCAGC atGTTTATATCACTCGCTAAGTCCGAAAAAGGTAATCGTTTTTGAGGACATTGTGCCGCTGGGCTATGAGGTTATACGTGGCCGATTCGTTAATATCGATGAACTTAAATTGGCTTATGCTAAGCTGGCAAAATTACACGCCACCAGctataaaattaacaaagag GAGCCCCATTACTTTGATAAATATTGTAATAGCATGCTGGATATACCTAACATAATGGACGACGAAATGATGACTAGTGGCATTCGCAACTTTATTGATTTTCTAAGCGAGACACCAGCACTGCGTCAGTATGTGCCGTATTTCGAgccatttagaaaaaatttgttgcaaaagTGCCTGGCTGGTTTTCATGAACTCCGCGATGCACCCAAAGCTGATGGCTACTATGCGATGTGCCATGGTGATTTTCATGGGAAAAATATGATGTTCAAACATGACCCGGTTACTGGCAAATGTGAAGACGTAATGCTGCTCGACTACCAGGTCAGCTATGTAGGTCCCATAGTCAATGATTTATTGTACTCTCAATACCTGCTGCTCGACGCGGATTTGCGTAAAATTTATCCCGAAATTCTACATCACTATTTCACCGTTTTTGGcagcactttgaaaaaaatcggcTTTCAGGGTGAAATGCCAAAACTAGTGAGATTAAGACAACAATTCCTGGAGCACAAGCATTACG agTTTTTTCTAGCAACCAGTGTTCTGCCAATGATTTATGCTTTCCTCGACCCTAAAACCAATTTGAATGACTTGATGACTTCCAACGATTACCGACGCACATTATATCCTGCTAAAGTGTACACTGATGAGCTGCACGAATTGCTTCCGAAGTTACTGCACTTAGGGTATTTTGAGGATTAG